Proteins from a genomic interval of Pseudomonas sp. RC10:
- the nadC gene encoding carboxylating nicotinate-nucleotide diphosphorylase — MYDVFQTDRLIDLWLAEDIGYCDLTAQVMIEADEVGAFYMNARETLIVSGIDIAARVFKRYDPTLEVIVRVKDCQKIEAGTVMIDVRGNARSVLTAERTALNIVQRMSGIANETAKYVAAVAGSRARLIDTRKTTPGLRMLEKHAVTCGGGLNHRLGLDNGVMIKDNHIAVCGGITQAVQRARRQLPVLTKLEVECDSLTQVAEALEANVDVIMLDNMSVADMAEAVKMVNGRTKLEASGGINLSTIGAISKTGVDYISTSKLNQAAVCVDIGLDEAE, encoded by the coding sequence ATGTATGACGTATTCCAGACTGACCGCCTGATCGACCTTTGGCTGGCCGAAGACATCGGTTATTGCGACCTGACCGCTCAAGTGATGATCGAAGCGGACGAAGTGGGCGCTTTCTACATGAACGCTCGCGAGACGCTGATCGTCTCCGGCATCGACATCGCCGCACGGGTGTTCAAGCGTTACGACCCGACGCTGGAGGTGATCGTGCGGGTGAAGGACTGTCAGAAAATCGAAGCCGGTACGGTGATGATCGATGTCCGTGGCAACGCGCGCAGCGTTCTGACAGCCGAACGTACGGCGCTGAACATCGTGCAGCGCATGTCGGGGATCGCCAACGAGACCGCCAAATACGTGGCCGCCGTTGCCGGCAGCCGTGCACGCCTGATCGACACCCGCAAAACCACGCCCGGCCTGCGCATGCTTGAGAAACACGCGGTGACGTGCGGTGGTGGTCTTAACCATCGCCTGGGCTTGGACAACGGCGTGATGATCAAAGACAACCACATTGCGGTGTGCGGCGGCATCACCCAGGCGGTACAGCGCGCGCGTCGCCAGTTGCCCGTGCTGACCAAGCTCGAAGTCGAATGCGACAGCCTCACCCAAGTGGCCGAAGCGCTGGAGGCCAATGTCGACGTGATCATGCTCGACAACATGAGCGTGGCGGACATGGCCGAGGCGGTGAAAATGGTCAATGGGCGCACCAAACTGGAAGCGTCCGGCGGCATCAACCTGTCGACCATCGGCGCGATTTCCAAGACCGGTGTCGACTACATCTCGACCAGCAAGCTCAATCAGGCCGCGGTGTGTGTAGACATCGGCCTGGACGAGGCGGAGTAA